The sequence CTCGATCAAGTGGTCGAGGAGTTCGCGCGTGACGTCGTCCCCGCCCGTGTGTCGCTCCAGCACCGACTGCTCCACGATGAAGCTGACGGCGGTAGGCGGCTTCCGGTTTACGGACAGCAGTTCTTGACGGGCCATCCGTGCCGCGATCCGCTCTTCCAGCTCCTCCGGGTCCGGCAGGGGTGGGACGTCGAGCGAGATGGCCCGCGCGTACGCCTCGGTCTGCAACAGGCCCGGGATCACCCGGCAGTCGTACGTGTAGAGGCTGATCGCCGTCGCCTCCAGGCGTGCCCACTGCACGAACCAACTCGCGAGACCGGCCTGCCGGGTCAGATACGGTGCGGCCTTGCGAAGGGCACCCGTGTTGCCGAGGGCCGGCTCCGCGCTCTCTACGAAGCCGCGCTCCGGCCAGCGGCGGCCCTGCTCGATGGAGGCGATCGTGTGCTTCGAGTAGCCGACCAGTT comes from Streptomyces sp. Mut1 and encodes:
- a CDS encoding helix-turn-helix domain-containing protein codes for the protein MAYGNTDGGTGSAGGTEPEASDSLRTFGAVVHALREHAGLSREEFGKLVGYSKHTIASIEQGRRWPERGFVESAEPALGNTGALRKAAPYLTRQAGLASWFVQWARLEATAISLYTYDCRVIPGLLQTEAYARAISLDVPPLPDPEELEERIAARMARQELLSVNRKPPTAVSFIVEQSVLERHTGGDDVTRELLDHLIELIEGNWNVEFQIMPMRQPHHAGTDGPILLAETPEHRWFAYSEGQQNGRLISDPKEISILQQRYAKLRSQALTPEDSLSLLKRMRGAL